Proteins found in one Amphiprion ocellaris isolate individual 3 ecotype Okinawa chromosome 22, ASM2253959v1, whole genome shotgun sequence genomic segment:
- the LOC111565970 gene encoding cystatin-B-like, which translates to MDVVCGGYSKTKDATEEIQKICDEVKSLVEKKTNEIYEEFIAVKYRDQVVAGMNYLIKVHVGGSSYLHITVWKKLECDGGMIQLTGVEKGHTKDDPLEPF; encoded by the exons ATGGATGTCGTGTGTGGAGGGTACTCAAAGACCAAGGATGCCACTGAGGAAATTCAGAAGATCTGTGACGAG GTGAAGTCCCTGgtagagaaaaagacaaatgagaTATATGAGGAATTCATAGCAGTCAAATACAGGGACCAGGTCGTGGCTGGAATGAACTATCTGATCAAG GTTCATGTGGGAGGAAGCAGTTACCTTCATATAACAGTCTGGAAAAAGCTTGAATGTGATGGAGGAATGATTCAGCTGACGGGTGTTGAAAAAGGCCACACCAAAGACGATCCCCTCGAACCTTTCTAA
- the LOC111563104 gene encoding E3 ubiquitin/ISG15 ligase TRIM25-like, which translates to MAQEGVQLDQETFSCSICLELLKDPVTIPCGHSYCMKCINTHWDEENQKGIHSCPQCRNTFRPRPVLEQNTMLATLMEELKKTGLQAAPADHHYAGPEDLACDFCTGRKRKAIKSCLDCPASYCENHLQPHYDVPPLKRHKLVEPSKNLQESICCRHDEVMKMFCRTDQQCICYLCSVEEHKGHDTVSAAAERMRWQNGLDESRQKIQQRIQSRHKNLRLLQQELKDLSVSADQTLEKSWKILEALTRLIHNSSNVLHGQIRSQQQTEESQVQELQKKVEQEISDLKKKDAELKQLSDTPDHIMFLHSCPSMSSLAKSARSSSINIRPRRHFEDVLEVLKELKEEIQNSLKDTWGSISEIISLPDLLVQEPQPRTQFEFFRYICDITLDPNTAFTSSVLSEGDRKISLVSQDQYYPDHPDRFTEWCQALSRESLSGRCFWNVVWKGRYCMAVAYKSISRTGKDSGFGRNDKSWALAYHDNIFEFWHNSIKTPISAPHTSILGVYLDHRAGILSFYSMSDTMILLHRVQTTFTELLHAGFWTDESVEFVQFARCFE; encoded by the coding sequence ATGGCTCAGGAAGGAGTTCAGCTGGACCAAGAAACCTTCTCTTGTTCCATCTGTCTGGAGCTACTGAAGGATCCGGTGACTATTCCATGTGGACACAGCTACTGTATGAAGTGTATTAATACCCACTGGGATGAAGAGAACCAGAAGGGAATTCACAGCTGCCCTCAGTGCAGGAACACTTTCAGACCGAGGCCTGTCCTGGAGCAAAACACTATGTTAGCAACTTTaatggaggagctgaagaagactGGACTCCAAGCTGCTCCTGCTGACCACCACTATGCTGGACCTGAAGATTTGGCCTGTGATTTCTGcactgggaggaagaggaaggctATCAAGTCCTGTTTAGACTGTCCAGCCTCTTACTGTGAGAATCACCTTCAGCCTCACTATGATGTACCTCCATTAAAGAGACACAAGCTGGTGGAGCCCTCCAAGAACCTCCAAGAGAGCATCTGCTGTCGTCATGATGAGGTGATGAAGATGTTCTGTCGTACTGATCAGCAGTGTATCTGTTATCTCTGCTCAGTAGAGGAACATAAAGGCCACGACACAgtctcagctgcagcagaaaggatGAGGTGGCAGAACGGGCTGGACGAAAGTCGACAGAAAATCCAGCAGAGAATCCAGAGCAGACATAAAAATTTGAGGCTGCTTCAGCAGGAGCTGAAGGACCTCAGTGTCTCTGCTGATCAAACATTGGAGAAGAGTTGGAAAATACTAGAGGCGCTGACTCGTCTCATCCACAACAGTAGCAATGTGCTGCATGGGCAGATCAGATCCCAGCAGCAGACTGAAGAGAGTCAAGTCCAAGAGCTTCAGAAGAAGGTGGAGCAGGAGATCAGTGATCTGAAGAAGAAAGACGCTGAGCTAAAGCAGCTCTCAGATACACCAGATCACATCATGTTTCTCCACAGCTGCCCCTCAATGTCATCACTCGCTAAGTCCGCACGCTCATCCAGCATCAACATCCGTCCTCGGAGACACTTTGAGGACGTGCTAGAAGTTCTGAAAGAGCTCAAGGAAGAAATACAGAACAGTTTGAAGGACACCTGGGGAAGCATCTCAGAGATAATCAGCCTGCCGGATCTTTTGGTGCAAGAACCACAACCGAGGACCCAGTTTGAATTCTTCAGATATATTTGTGACATCACTCTGGATCCAAACACAGCATTCACATCGTCGGTTTTATCTGAGGGAGACAGAAAAATATCACTAGTGAGTCAAGATCAGTATTATCCTGATCATCCAGACAGATTCACTGAATGGTGTCAGGCTCTGAGCAGAGAGAGTCTGTCTGGACGTTGTTTCTGGAACGTGGTGTGGAAAGGACGATATTGTATGGCAGTCGCATACAAGAGTATCAGCAGAACAGGAAAGGATAGTGGATTTGGGAGAAACGACAAATCCTGGGCATTAGCATATCATGacaacatttttgaattttGGCACAACAGCATCAAAACTCCCATCTCAGCCCCTCACACCTCTATATTGGGAGTTTACCTGGATCACAGAGCAGGTATTCTGTCTTTCTACAGCATGTCTGACACCATGAttctcctccacagagtccagaccacaTTCACTGAGCTGCTACATGCTGGATTCTGGACGGACGAATCTGTTGAGTTTGTTCAGTTTGCTCGTTGTTTTGAATAG
- the mix23 gene encoding protein MIX23 isoform X2, translating to MRTIDDRIVHALNTTVPTVSFSGKVDATQTCKQLYESMMEAHLSRDKAIKACIAQTSEVVGHLREERAKDSENLVLIKQLRKEQTKLKLMQSELNVEEVVNDRSLKVFNERCRIHYTPPKVK from the exons ATGCGCACCATAGATGACCGCATCGTCCATGCCCTGAACACCACCGTGCCCACAGTCTCCTTCTCAGGCAAAGTGGATGCCACACAAACCTGCAAACAGTTGTACGAATCT ATGATGGAGGCTCATCTGAGCAGAGACAAAGCTATCAAGGCCTGTATAGCTCAAACATCTGAGGTGGTGGGACACCTGCGTGAAGAGAGGGCAAAAGACAGCGAAAACCTGGTGCTCATCAAACAGCTCAGGAAGGAGCAGACCAAA TTAAAGCTAATGCAGTCAGAGCTGAATGTTGAGGAGGTCGTCAATGATAGAAGTCTGAAG GTTTTCAATGAAAGGTGCAGAATCCACTACACGCCTCCGAAGGTGAAGTGA
- the mix23 gene encoding protein MIX23 isoform X1: MAAPGGTLNCEDFSMFQEVLKVMRTIDDRIVHALNTTVPTVSFSGKVDATQTCKQLYESMMEAHLSRDKAIKACIAQTSEVVGHLREERAKDSENLVLIKQLRKEQTKLKLMQSELNVEEVVNDRSLKVFNERCRIHYTPPKVK; the protein is encoded by the exons ATGGCGGCGCCCGGTGGAACTTTAAACTGTGAGGACTTTTCAATGTTTCAG GAGGTGCTAAAGGTGATGCGCACCATAGATGACCGCATCGTCCATGCCCTGAACACCACCGTGCCCACAGTCTCCTTCTCAGGCAAAGTGGATGCCACACAAACCTGCAAACAGTTGTACGAATCT ATGATGGAGGCTCATCTGAGCAGAGACAAAGCTATCAAGGCCTGTATAGCTCAAACATCTGAGGTGGTGGGACACCTGCGTGAAGAGAGGGCAAAAGACAGCGAAAACCTGGTGCTCATCAAACAGCTCAGGAAGGAGCAGACCAAA TTAAAGCTAATGCAGTCAGAGCTGAATGTTGAGGAGGTCGTCAATGATAGAAGTCTGAAG GTTTTCAATGAAAGGTGCAGAATCCACTACACGCCTCCGAAGGTGAAGTGA
- the fam162a gene encoding protein FAM162B, which yields MNFIRSRLSIGSLLGQTRRQVTESHRGMCNKLPDAKSEPSPPAPQAQAPRPLFRIPGQRPSDMDKKILVWTGRFKSIDQIPETVSFEMIDAARNKIRVKAAYLMMAATIGACLVMVILGKRAAGRHESLTAQNMEKKARWREEVQREKAAALAEKTQ from the exons atgaatttcaTCAGGTCTCGCCTTTCCATCGGCAGCCTCCTCG GTCAAACGCGCAGACAGGTCACTGAGAGCCACAGAGGGATGTGCAATAAACTGCCGGATGCAAAATCGGAGCCTTCACCTCCAGCACCACAAGCACAGG CTCCACGTCCTCTGTTCAGAATCCCAGGACAAAGACCCTCAGACATGGACAAGAAGATATTGGTCTGGACGGGACGCTTTAAGTCAATAGACCAGATACCAGAGACTGTGTC GTTCGAGATGATTGATGCGGCCAGAAACAAAATCAGAGTGAAGGCTGCCTATTTGATGATGGCAGCCACAATAGGGGCCTGTTTGGTGATGGTGATTTTGGGCAAAAGG GCTGCAGGAAGACATGAGTCTCTGACAGCTCAGAACATGGAGAAGAAAGccagatggagggaggaggtcCAAAGAGAGAAAGCTGCTGCCCTGGCTGAGAAGACCCAGTGA